From one Streptomyces mobaraensis genomic stretch:
- a CDS encoding SCO3374 family protein, with amino-acid sequence MPQPRPGDPTGDPTGDVAGHLPGDLAHALPAARRRHWYEHELGWPTTGGEPLGLPTGLRFDALGLPADAGVAVLARVRPTGPVALDRRAGTLWFLTAVGSADELPELLRWLEWDGIALDLTALGSGGRIPAPAPVGVRFPRSRTSGTGGTARPERQTRVDRESRAPRENREYPETPGKGRPWERGPSDPREAVWLRPPRPGREVEPTLPVTGLGGGRLAPDYVRLVSAAATECHRARLLRAGRSRRGPTGDQPLAFSYASRISAGTRPRSLTL; translated from the coding sequence GTGCCGCAACCCCGCCCCGGAGATCCCACCGGAGATCCCACCGGAGACGTCGCCGGACACCTTCCCGGAGACCTCGCCCACGCCCTGCCGGCGGCCCGCCGACGACACTGGTACGAGCACGAGCTCGGCTGGCCTACCACCGGCGGCGAACCGCTCGGGCTGCCGACCGGGCTGCGCTTCGACGCGCTGGGTCTGCCCGCGGACGCGGGCGTCGCGGTGCTGGCGCGGGTGCGCCCCACCGGACCCGTGGCGCTCGACCGGCGGGCCGGGACGCTGTGGTTCCTGACCGCCGTGGGCAGCGCGGACGAGCTGCCGGAGCTGCTGCGCTGGCTGGAGTGGGACGGCATCGCCCTGGACCTCACGGCGCTGGGCTCCGGCGGCCGGATCCCCGCGCCGGCACCCGTGGGCGTCCGGTTCCCCCGGTCCCGTACGAGCGGGACGGGCGGGACGGCCCGGCCGGAACGGCAGACCCGCGTGGACCGCGAAAGCCGCGCGCCCCGGGAAAACCGGGAATACCCGGAAACCCCGGGAAAGGGGCGCCCCTGGGAAAGGGGCCCTTCCGATCCGCGGGAGGCCGTGTGGTTGCGGCCTCCCCGGCCTGGTCGCGAGGTGGAGCCGACACTTCCGGTGACCGGCCTCGGGGGCGGCAGGCTCGCCCCCGATTACGTACGGCTGGTGAGCGCGGCGGCCACGGAGTGCCACCGAGCCCGGCTGCTGCGCGCCGGACGGTCGCGCAGGGGGCCGACGGGGGATCAGCCGTTGGCCTTCTCGTACGCCTCACGGATCTCGGCGGGGACGCGGCCCCGGTCGTTGACGTTGTAA
- a CDS encoding histone-like nucleoid-structuring protein Lsr2 yields the protein MAQKVQVLLVDDLDGGEADETVTFALDGKTYEIDLTTANADKLRGLLEPYAKNGRRTGGRSAGRSRGGRAASAGASQDTAKIRAWAKENGYNVNDRGRVPAEIREAYEKANG from the coding sequence GTGGCGCAGAAGGTTCAGGTCCTTCTTGTCGACGACCTCGACGGCGGCGAGGCGGACGAGACGGTGACGTTCGCTCTGGACGGCAAGACGTACGAGATCGACCTCACCACCGCCAACGCCGACAAGCTGCGCGGGCTGCTGGAGCCGTACGCCAAGAACGGCCGTCGTACCGGCGGTCGCTCGGCGGGCCGCAGCCGTGGTGGCCGTGCCGCCTCCGCAGGGGCGAGCCAGGACACCGCGAAGATCCGCGCGTGGGCCAAGGAGAACGGTTACAACGTCAACGACCGGGGCCGCGTCCCCGCCGAGATCCGTGAGGCGTACGAGAAGGCCAACGGCTGA
- a CDS encoding amino-acid N-acetyltransferase — MPAASEAASGRSAPAKVLTVRRARTSDVPAVRRLINTYARDRILLDKATVTLYEDIQEFWVAERDEDGTVIGCGALHVMWEDLAEVRTLAVDPAVKGGGVGHAVLDKLLQTARWLGVRRIFCLTFEVEFFAKHGFVEIGETPVDGDVYSELLRSYDEGVAEFLGLERVKPNTLGNSRMLLHL; from the coding sequence ATGCCCGCAGCTTCCGAAGCAGCTTCCGGCCGGTCCGCCCCGGCAAAAGTCCTCACCGTCCGCAGGGCCCGGACCTCCGATGTGCCCGCCGTGCGCCGGCTCATCAACACCTACGCCCGCGACCGCATCCTGCTCGACAAAGCGACGGTGACCCTTTACGAGGACATCCAGGAGTTCTGGGTCGCCGAACGCGACGAAGACGGTACGGTCATCGGATGCGGCGCACTGCACGTGATGTGGGAAGACCTCGCCGAGGTCCGCACGCTGGCCGTCGACCCCGCGGTCAAGGGCGGCGGTGTCGGTCACGCGGTACTCGACAAGCTGCTGCAGACGGCGCGCTGGCTGGGGGTGCGGCGCATTTTCTGCCTCACCTTCGAAGTCGAGTTCTTCGCCAAGCACGGCTTCGTCGAGATCGGTGAGACCCCGGTGGACGGTGATGTCTACAGCGAGCTGCTGCGCTCCTATGACGAGGGTGTTGCCGAGTTCCTGGGTCTCGAACGGGTGAAGCCGAACACCCTTGGCAACAGCCGGATGCTTCTGCATCTGTGA
- a CDS encoding BlaI/MecI/CopY family transcriptional regulator, with amino-acid sequence MVRRLGDLEDAVMTRVWEWNRPVTVREVLEDLQRERSIAYTTVMTVMDNLYQKGWLRREAEGRAYRYEAVSNRAAYSAALMNEAWSVSDNPAAALVAFFGMMSAEQREALRDAIRVVQLGRPGEDEPPPGR; translated from the coding sequence GTGGTTCGACGCCTCGGTGATCTGGAAGACGCCGTCATGACGCGCGTGTGGGAGTGGAACCGGCCGGTCACTGTTCGAGAAGTCCTCGAAGACCTTCAGCGGGAACGGTCGATCGCCTACACCACCGTCATGACCGTAATGGACAACCTGTATCAGAAGGGCTGGCTGCGCCGGGAAGCCGAAGGCCGGGCCTATCGATATGAGGCGGTGTCCAACCGGGCCGCCTACTCGGCCGCACTGATGAACGAAGCCTGGTCCGTCAGTGACAACCCCGCGGCCGCTCTCGTCGCCTTCTTCGGCATGATGTCGGCCGAACAACGGGAAGCCCTCCGGGACGCGATCCGCGTCGTCCAACTCGGTCGGCCCGGCGAGGACGAGCCGCCGCCGGGGCGATAG
- a CDS encoding type III pantothenate kinase: protein MLLTIDVGNTQTVLGLFDGDEIVEHWRISTDPRRTADELAVLFQGLMGRHPLLGDDLGDGIEGIAICSTVPSVLHEMREVTRRYYGDVPAVLVEPGVKTGVPILMDNPKEVGADRIINAVAAVELYDGPAIVVDFGTATTFDAVSARGEYVGGVIAPGIEISVEALGVKGAQLRKIELARPRSVIGKNTVEAMQSGIIHGFAGQVDGVVNRMARELADDPDDVTVIATGGLAPLVLGEATVIDEHEPWLTLIGLRLVYERNVARA from the coding sequence ATGCTGCTCACCATCGACGTCGGCAACACCCAGACCGTCCTCGGCCTCTTCGACGGCGACGAGATCGTCGAGCACTGGCGGATCTCCACCGACCCCCGGCGCACCGCCGACGAGCTCGCCGTCCTCTTCCAGGGCCTCATGGGCCGCCACCCGCTGCTCGGGGACGACCTGGGCGACGGCATCGAGGGCATCGCCATCTGTTCGACGGTCCCGTCGGTGCTGCACGAGATGCGCGAGGTGACCCGCCGCTACTACGGCGACGTCCCGGCCGTCCTGGTCGAGCCGGGCGTGAAGACCGGTGTGCCGATCCTCATGGACAACCCCAAGGAGGTCGGCGCGGACCGCATCATCAACGCGGTCGCGGCGGTCGAGCTCTACGACGGCCCCGCCATCGTCGTCGACTTCGGCACGGCCACCACCTTCGACGCGGTGAGCGCGCGCGGCGAGTACGTGGGCGGCGTGATCGCGCCGGGCATCGAGATCTCCGTCGAGGCGCTGGGCGTCAAGGGCGCCCAGCTCCGCAAGATCGAACTGGCCCGGCCGCGCAGCGTGATCGGCAAGAACACCGTCGAGGCGATGCAGTCCGGCATCATCCACGGCTTCGCCGGCCAGGTGGACGGCGTCGTCAACCGGATGGCGCGGGAGCTCGCGGACGATCCGGACGACGTCACCGTCATCGCCACCGGCGGCCTGGCGCCGCTGGTGCTCGGCGAGGCCACGGTGATCGACGAGCACGAGCCCTGGCTGACGCTGATCGGCCTGCGGCTGGTGTACGAGCGGAACGTGGCGCGGGCGTAG
- the nadC gene encoding carboxylating nicotinate-nucleotide diphosphorylase, translating into MTTPDDLQYRLTTLTDEPGCGGDCACGEGASAYECGLDSGLVALLADAGLDPLLVEEIAHMTVEEDLDGGVDVTSVATIPEDAVATGDFTAREAGTVAGLRVAEAILSVVCTDDFEVERHVEDGDRVEAGQRLLSVTTRTRDLLTAERGMLNLLCRLSGIATATRLWADVLEGTGAAVRDTRKTTPGLRALEKYAVRCGGGVNHRMSLSDAALVKDNHVVAAGGVAQAFRAVRERFPELPIEVEVDHLEQIPPVLAEGADLILLDNFTVEQTREAVALVAGRARLESSGRLTLANAHEYAVTGVDYLAVGSLTHSSPILDIGLDLREREGAV; encoded by the coding sequence GTGACCACGCCCGACGACCTCCAGTACCGGCTCACCACCCTGACCGACGAACCGGGCTGCGGCGGCGACTGCGCCTGCGGCGAGGGGGCCTCCGCCTACGAGTGCGGGCTCGACAGCGGCCTCGTGGCGCTGCTCGCGGACGCCGGTCTCGACCCGCTGCTGGTCGAGGAGATCGCGCACATGACGGTCGAGGAGGACCTGGACGGCGGCGTGGACGTCACCTCCGTGGCCACCATCCCCGAGGACGCCGTCGCCACCGGTGACTTCACCGCCCGCGAGGCCGGCACGGTGGCCGGGCTCCGGGTCGCCGAGGCGATCCTCTCCGTCGTCTGCACCGACGACTTCGAGGTCGAGCGGCACGTCGAGGACGGCGACCGGGTCGAGGCCGGGCAGCGCCTGCTGTCCGTCACCACCCGCACCCGCGACCTGCTCACCGCCGAGCGCGGCATGCTCAACCTGCTCTGTCGCCTCTCCGGCATCGCCACCGCCACCCGGCTCTGGGCCGACGTGCTGGAGGGCACCGGCGCCGCGGTCCGCGACACCCGGAAGACGACGCCCGGCCTGCGCGCCCTGGAGAAGTACGCGGTCCGCTGCGGCGGCGGCGTCAACCACCGGATGTCCCTCTCGGACGCCGCGCTGGTCAAGGACAACCACGTGGTCGCGGCGGGCGGCGTCGCCCAGGCGTTCCGGGCCGTCCGCGAGCGGTTCCCCGAGCTGCCGATCGAGGTCGAGGTCGACCACCTGGAGCAGATCCCGCCGGTCCTCGCCGAGGGCGCCGACCTGATCCTGCTCGACAACTTCACCGTCGAGCAGACCCGCGAGGCCGTCGCCCTCGTCGCGGGCCGCGCCCGGCTGGAGTCCTCCGGCCGGCTCACCCTGGCCAACGCGCACGAGTACGCGGTCACCGGTGTGGACTACCTGGCCGTCGGCTCGCTCACGCACTCCTCGCCGATCCTCGACATCGGCCTGGACCTGCGGGAGCGGGAGGGTGCTGTCTGA
- a CDS encoding L-aspartate oxidase, giving the protein MTGIRLTAPRPGWSVDADVVVIGSGVAGLTVALRCAAAGARVAVVTKARLDAGSTRWAQGGIAAALGEGDTPAQHLDDTLVAGVGLCDEEAVRTLVTEGPDAVRRLMATGARFDADPATGEVLLGREGGHHRNRIVHAGGDATGAEVSRALVEAVRAADVRIIEHALVLDLLKDADGRAAGVSLHVMGEGQHDGVGAVRARAVVLATGGMGQVFAATTNPAVSTGDGVALALRAGAEVSDLEFVQFHPTVLWLGPDAEGQQPLVSEAVRGEGAHLIDADGVRFMVGQHELAELAPRDVVAKGILRRMRETGAEHMYLDGRHFGAAMWAERFPTILAACRAHGIDPVTEPVPVAPAAHYASGGVRTDPHGRTTVPGLYACGEVACTGVHGANRLASNSLLEGLVYAERIAAAVAADPAVPGEPVTADGPADPLVAPEDRHTIQRIMTRGAGVLRSADSLAEAADRLDAVHRAAHTDGKSAEPGTEAWEATNLLLVARALTAAALRREETRGSHWREDRPDRDDDRWRRHLLVALRPDRTLAVSITETAAFPPVFPTSPSSPHSAPRSTA; this is encoded by the coding sequence ATGACCGGCATACGACTCACGGCTCCGCGGCCCGGCTGGTCCGTCGACGCGGACGTCGTCGTCATCGGCTCCGGCGTCGCCGGCCTCACCGTCGCCCTGCGCTGCGCCGCCGCCGGCGCGCGGGTCGCGGTGGTCACCAAGGCCCGCCTCGACGCCGGCTCCACCCGCTGGGCCCAGGGCGGCATCGCCGCCGCCCTAGGCGAGGGCGACACCCCCGCGCAGCACCTCGACGACACCCTCGTCGCCGGTGTCGGCCTCTGCGACGAGGAGGCCGTCCGCACGCTCGTCACCGAGGGCCCGGACGCCGTCCGCCGGCTGATGGCCACCGGCGCCCGCTTTGACGCCGACCCGGCCACCGGCGAGGTCCTGCTGGGCCGCGAGGGCGGCCACCACCGCAACCGCATCGTGCACGCGGGCGGCGACGCGACGGGCGCCGAGGTGTCGCGCGCCCTGGTCGAGGCCGTCCGCGCGGCGGACGTCCGGATCATCGAGCACGCCCTCGTCCTCGACCTCCTCAAGGACGCCGACGGCCGGGCGGCCGGCGTCTCCCTGCACGTCATGGGCGAGGGTCAGCACGACGGCGTCGGCGCCGTCCGGGCCCGGGCCGTCGTGCTCGCGACCGGCGGCATGGGCCAGGTGTTCGCCGCGACCACCAACCCCGCCGTCTCCACCGGCGACGGCGTCGCCCTCGCGCTGCGCGCCGGCGCCGAGGTCTCCGACCTGGAGTTCGTCCAGTTCCACCCGACCGTGCTCTGGCTCGGCCCGGACGCCGAGGGCCAGCAGCCGCTGGTCTCCGAGGCGGTCCGCGGCGAGGGCGCCCATCTGATCGACGCCGACGGCGTCCGCTTCATGGTGGGGCAGCACGAGCTCGCCGAGCTGGCACCGCGCGACGTCGTCGCCAAGGGAATCCTGCGCCGGATGCGGGAGACCGGCGCCGAGCACATGTACCTGGACGGCCGGCACTTCGGCGCGGCGATGTGGGCCGAGCGCTTCCCCACCATCCTCGCCGCCTGCCGCGCGCACGGCATCGACCCGGTGACCGAGCCGGTCCCGGTCGCCCCGGCCGCGCACTACGCGTCAGGCGGCGTCCGCACCGACCCGCACGGCCGGACGACCGTCCCCGGCCTGTACGCGTGCGGCGAGGTCGCCTGCACCGGCGTGCACGGCGCCAACCGGCTGGCGTCCAACTCGCTGCTGGAGGGCCTGGTCTACGCCGAGCGCATCGCGGCCGCCGTGGCCGCGGACCCGGCCGTGCCCGGCGAGCCCGTGACCGCGGACGGACCCGCCGACCCGCTCGTCGCCCCCGAGGACCGCCACACCATCCAGCGGATCATGACGCGCGGCGCCGGAGTCCTCCGTTCCGCCGACAGCCTCGCCGAGGCGGCCGACCGGCTCGACGCCGTCCACCGCGCCGCCCACACCGACGGCAAGAGCGCCGAACCGGGCACCGAGGCATGGGAGGCCACCAATCTCCTGCTGGTCGCCCGCGCCCTGACGGCCGCCGCGCTGCGCCGCGAGGAGACCCGCGGCAGCCACTGGCGCGAGGACCGCCCCGACCGCGACGACGACCGCTGGCGCCGCCACCTCCTCGTCGCCCTCCGCCCGGACCGTACGCTTGCGGTCTCCATCACGGAGACGGCCGCCTTCCCCCCGGTTTTCCCCACCTCCCCCTCTTCCCCGCATTCCGCACCGAGGAGCACCGCGTGA
- the panC gene encoding pantoate--beta-alanine ligase: MTIRLVRDTAELQALPRDPAARRAVVMTMGALHEGHATLIREARRLAGPDGQVVVTVFVNPLQFGPNEDLDRYPRTLDADVALAEAAGADAVFAPSVAEVYPGGEPEVRISAGPMGERLEGAHRPGHFDGVLTVVAKLLHLSRPDTALFGQKDAQQLAMIRRMVRDLNFPVEIVGVPTVREADGLALSSRNRYLSAADRASALELSRALSAAAGAVDRGPSAVREAARAVLDDAATLEPPVVLDYLALIDPADFTEVPAGFTGEAVLAVAARVGTTRLIDNIVLDFTPGERS, from the coding sequence GTGACCATCCGGCTCGTACGCGACACCGCGGAGCTCCAGGCGCTCCCGCGCGACCCCGCGGCCCGCCGCGCCGTCGTCATGACCATGGGCGCCCTCCACGAGGGCCACGCCACCCTGATCCGCGAGGCCCGACGGCTCGCGGGTCCGGACGGCCAGGTCGTCGTCACCGTCTTCGTCAACCCGCTCCAGTTCGGCCCGAACGAGGACCTGGACCGCTACCCGCGGACCCTCGACGCCGACGTCGCCCTCGCGGAGGCAGCCGGCGCGGACGCGGTCTTCGCCCCGTCCGTCGCCGAGGTCTACCCGGGCGGCGAGCCCGAGGTGCGGATCAGCGCCGGTCCCATGGGCGAGCGCCTCGAAGGCGCCCACCGCCCCGGCCACTTCGACGGTGTGCTGACGGTCGTCGCCAAGCTGCTGCACCTCAGCCGGCCGGACACCGCTCTCTTCGGGCAGAAGGACGCCCAGCAGCTGGCGATGATCCGCCGCATGGTCCGGGACCTCAACTTCCCGGTGGAGATCGTCGGCGTGCCGACCGTCCGCGAGGCCGACGGCCTGGCCCTGTCCAGCCGTAACCGCTATCTCTCGGCCGCCGACCGGGCCTCCGCCCTGGAGCTCTCCCGCGCCCTGTCCGCCGCGGCCGGCGCCGTGGACCGCGGCCCGTCCGCCGTCCGCGAGGCCGCCCGCGCGGTCCTGGACGACGCGGCGACCCTGGAGCCCCCGGTCGTCCTCGACTACCTGGCCCTGATCGACCCGGCCGACTTCACCGAGGTGCCCGCCGGGTTCACCGGCGAGGCGGTCCTCGCGGTCGCCGCCCGGGTCGGCACCACCCGTCTCATCGACAACATCGTGCTGGACTTCACCCCGGGGGAACGGTCATGA
- a CDS encoding Rossmann-like and DUF2520 domain-containing protein, whose translation MNAQPTPDRPSPQDRPARLTVGVVGAGRVGPALAASLRLAGHRPVAVSGVSDASLRRAAEILPGVPVVPPAEVLARAELVLLTVPDDVLPGLVAGLAETGAVRPGQLLAHTSGRHGAAVLDPATRAGALPLALHPAMTFTGTPVDVQRLAGCSFGVTAPEELRLAAEALVIEMGGEPEWIDEAARPLYHAALAIGANHLVTLVAQAMELLSAAGVGSPSRMLGPLLGAALDNALRSGDAALTGPVARGDAGTVAAHVAELRRHAPQAVAGYLAMARTTADRALAHGLLKPELAEDLLGVLANEANEAGGPGRTDGPGRTNGTDGTAGSDPADGGDE comes from the coding sequence GTGAACGCACAACCAACCCCCGACCGGCCGAGCCCGCAGGACCGGCCCGCCCGCCTCACGGTCGGCGTCGTCGGCGCGGGCCGGGTGGGCCCCGCCCTCGCCGCGTCGCTCCGGCTCGCCGGGCACCGGCCCGTCGCCGTCTCGGGCGTCTCCGACGCCTCGCTGCGGCGCGCGGCCGAGATCCTGCCGGGCGTCCCCGTCGTCCCGCCCGCCGAGGTGCTGGCGCGGGCCGAACTGGTCCTGCTCACCGTCCCGGACGACGTCCTCCCGGGGCTCGTCGCCGGGCTGGCCGAGACCGGGGCCGTCCGCCCCGGGCAGCTGCTCGCGCATACCTCCGGGCGGCACGGCGCGGCCGTGCTCGACCCGGCGACCAGGGCCGGAGCCCTGCCGCTCGCCCTGCACCCCGCCATGACCTTCACCGGCACGCCGGTGGACGTCCAGCGGCTGGCCGGCTGCTCGTTCGGCGTCACCGCGCCCGAGGAGCTACGGCTCGCGGCCGAGGCGCTGGTGATCGAGATGGGCGGCGAGCCGGAGTGGATCGACGAGGCCGCCCGGCCGCTGTACCACGCGGCCCTGGCCATCGGCGCGAACCACCTGGTCACCCTGGTGGCCCAGGCCATGGAGCTGCTGTCCGCGGCCGGTGTCGGCAGCCCGTCCCGCATGCTCGGTCCGCTGCTCGGCGCGGCGCTCGACAACGCGCTCCGCAGCGGCGACGCCGCGCTGACCGGCCCGGTCGCGCGCGGTGACGCGGGCACCGTCGCCGCCCACGTCGCGGAGTTGCGCCGGCACGCGCCGCAGGCGGTCGCCGGGTACCTGGCGATGGCCCGGACGACGGCGGACCGCGCGCTCGCGCACGGCCTGCTCAAGCCGGAGCTGGCGGAAGACCTGCTCGGCGTCCTCGCCAACGAGGCGAACGAGGCGGGCGGACCGGGCAGGACGGACGGGCCGGGCAGGACGAACGGGACGGACGGAACGGCCGGTTCCGACCCGGCGGACGGAGGAGACGAGTGA
- a CDS encoding DUF5937 family protein has translation MTLLIDVTGLPPERVVFAASPLTELGHALHVLAEPKHHPGLHGWVTATAAGLKPDLADRLCDADFLWTTGISDIFDAFAALPDTGGRPGATLKDDLDLLDRLDDEQYVSAALELACSNYYAPNSDSPLRDPVARDRALERAAARGPRQLQFARRMLDDPQDVRAWVRRLFEDCEEAFFGDVWRRVGFQLATDIRHKNELLRRKGLRGALAEVSPAVTLEEEAASTRIRVDKLTSGRTTALDPAAAPGITLLPSAFGWPHLLVLSAPGWRPVIHYPIDSPEAAGPASLELIERRLEALAHPMRLRMCRWLARSACTTGELAAEHNISAPEASRHIKVLKKAGLITTRRRGRYVLHQLDLTVVARLGSDFLEGILR, from the coding sequence ATGACCCTGTTGATCGACGTCACGGGCCTGCCACCCGAGCGTGTCGTCTTCGCCGCGTCGCCCCTCACCGAGCTGGGGCACGCCCTGCACGTCCTGGCGGAGCCCAAGCACCACCCCGGACTGCACGGCTGGGTGACCGCCACGGCGGCCGGCCTCAAGCCGGACCTCGCGGACCGGCTCTGCGACGCCGACTTCCTGTGGACGACGGGGATCTCCGACATCTTCGACGCCTTCGCCGCCCTCCCGGACACCGGCGGCCGCCCGGGCGCCACCCTCAAGGACGACCTGGACCTGCTCGACCGGCTCGACGACGAGCAGTACGTCTCGGCGGCGCTGGAACTCGCCTGCTCGAACTACTACGCCCCGAACTCCGACTCACCGCTGCGGGACCCGGTCGCCCGCGACCGCGCCCTGGAGCGCGCGGCGGCCCGCGGCCCGCGCCAACTGCAGTTCGCGCGCCGCATGCTGGACGACCCGCAGGACGTCCGGGCCTGGGTGCGCCGCCTGTTCGAGGACTGCGAGGAGGCGTTCTTCGGGGACGTCTGGCGCCGGGTGGGCTTCCAGCTCGCGACCGACATCCGGCACAAGAACGAACTGCTGCGCCGCAAGGGGCTGCGCGGGGCGCTGGCCGAGGTGTCGCCCGCGGTCACGCTGGAGGAGGAGGCCGCGTCCACCCGCATCCGGGTGGACAAGCTGACGTCCGGCCGGACCACCGCCCTGGACCCGGCGGCCGCCCCCGGCATCACCCTCCTCCCGTCCGCCTTCGGCTGGCCCCACCTGCTGGTGCTGTCCGCCCCGGGGTGGCGGCCGGTGATCCACTACCCGATCGACTCCCCCGAGGCGGCCGGCCCCGCCTCGCTGGAGCTGATCGAACGCCGCCTGGAGGCCCTGGCCCACCCCATGCGGCTGCGGATGTGCCGCTGGCTGGCGCGCAGCGCCTGCACCACCGGTGAGCTGGCCGCCGAGCACAACATCAGCGCGCCGGAGGCGTCCCGTCACATCAAGGTGCTGAAGAAGGCCGGGCTGATCACGACCCGGCGGCGGGGGCGGTACGTCCTCCACCAGCTGGACCTGACGGTGGTGGCGCGGCTGGGCAGCGACTTCCTGGAGGGGATCCTGCGGTAG
- a CDS encoding short chain dehydrogenase — protein sequence MKILLVGASGTIGRAVHTVLTGRGHQVVTVGRSGGDLRADVSDPASVTRLYEQVDGLDAVAVAAGDAVFAPLGALTYDDLATTLRTKALSQLELVRQGARHIAADGSFTLVTGVITDDPIFAGAAAAAANGAVDAFVRAAALELAPQRVNAVSPGLVAESADAYESAFPGMETVPAEQVARAYVRSIEGRLTGRTFRVGY from the coding sequence GTGAAGATCCTCCTCGTCGGCGCCTCCGGCACCATCGGCCGTGCCGTCCACACCGTCCTGACCGGGCGCGGCCACCAGGTCGTGACCGTCGGCCGCAGCGGCGGCGACCTGCGCGCCGACGTCTCCGACCCCGCCTCCGTCACGCGGCTCTACGAGCAGGTGGACGGGCTGGACGCGGTCGCCGTCGCCGCCGGCGACGCCGTCTTCGCGCCGCTCGGCGCGCTGACGTACGACGACCTCGCCACCACGCTCCGCACCAAGGCCCTGAGCCAGCTCGAACTGGTCCGGCAGGGCGCCCGGCACATCGCCGCCGACGGCTCGTTCACGCTGGTCACGGGTGTGATCACGGACGACCCCATCTTTGCGGGCGCGGCTGCCGCGGCGGCCAACGGGGCCGTCGACGCCTTCGTCCGCGCGGCGGCGCTGGAGCTGGCACCGCAGCGGGTGAACGCCGTGAGCCCGGGCCTGGTCGCGGAGTCCGCGGACGCGTACGAGAGCGCCTTCCCGGGGATGGAGACCGTGCCGGCGGAGCAGGTGGCGCGGGCGTATGTGCGGTCGATCGAGGGGCGGCTGACGGGGCGGACGTTCCGGGTCGGGTACTGA
- a CDS encoding LysR family transcriptional regulator, which translates to MDVELRHLRALVTIADEGTVTAAAARLHLTQPALSRTLARLEHHVGVTLVDRSSRRLALTPAGRTLYDHGRAILAHVDAALADTAAVSRPLRLGYSCAVLGRSTVPLLRSWRHDHPHVPLELRRRDEGTAGLATGETDAAVIRADPGDPRLRVLALYTEDRFAALPDNHPLAARPVVTLAELSDETLTLWREDSTSGPALWGDTRRPATGAAVQDVDEWLNVIAVGDSIGIAAAGTTESQTHPGVRFVRIADAEPATVYLAHPAQPTHPSTHDLVVAVKELVSGDAFPGV; encoded by the coding sequence ATGGATGTCGAACTGCGTCATCTCCGCGCCCTCGTGACCATCGCCGACGAGGGCACCGTCACGGCCGCCGCCGCCCGGCTGCACCTGACGCAGCCGGCCCTGTCCCGTACGCTCGCCCGGCTGGAGCACCACGTCGGCGTGACCCTGGTCGACCGCTCCTCCCGCCGGCTCGCCCTCACGCCCGCCGGGCGCACGCTGTACGACCACGGCCGGGCGATCCTCGCGCACGTCGACGCCGCCCTCGCCGACACCGCCGCCGTCTCCCGCCCGCTGCGCCTGGGCTACTCCTGCGCGGTGCTCGGCCGGTCCACCGTCCCGCTGCTGCGCAGCTGGCGGCACGACCATCCGCACGTCCCGCTGGAACTGCGCCGCCGGGACGAGGGCACCGCCGGGCTGGCCACCGGCGAGACCGACGCGGCCGTGATCCGCGCGGACCCCGGCGACCCGCGGCTGCGCGTCCTCGCCCTCTACACGGAGGACCGTTTCGCCGCCCTCCCCGACAACCACCCGCTGGCCGCCCGGCCGGTGGTCACCCTCGCCGAACTCTCCGACGAGACGCTGACCCTGTGGCGCGAGGACAGCACCTCGGGGCCCGCCCTGTGGGGTGACACACGGCGGCCGGCGACCGGGGCCGCGGTGCAGGACGTCGACGAGTGGCTGAACGTCATCGCCGTCGGCGACAGCATCGGCATCGCCGCCGCGGGCACCACCGAGAGCCAGACCCACCCCGGAGTGCGCTTCGTCCGGATCGCCGACGCGGAGCCGGCCACCGTCTACCTCGCCCACCCCGCACAGCCCACGCATCCCAGCACGCACGATCTGGTGGTGGCGGTGAAGGAGCTGGTGAGCGGGGACGCGTTCCCCGGGGTGTGA